The following nucleotide sequence is from Bradyrhizobium roseum.
TCTTCATGGTCGCGGTCTCCTCGATGGATGAAGGCTGCCGTTGCGGTAGCCATGCGAGGAGCATGCGGGCGCCATGTCAGCCGGATATTGCCGCGGAGAAACGGTTGGTATCGTTTTGTCGACCGGATGTAACAGTGTGTAACAACGCCGCTTCGGGCCTTGCACGGCGCGCGACCATGTCCACAATAAGGCCATGACCGCGCCCTCTGCTTCACTTTTGATCGTGGAAGACGATCCCGAAATCCGCCGCCTGCTCGCCGATTTTCTGCAGCAGGAAGGATTCGAGGTCGAGTGTGCCGACAGCGGCAAGGCGATGGACGCGGTGCTGCAACGGCTGCGTCCGGATCTGCTGGTGCTCGACCTGATGCTGCCGGGCGAGGACGGGCTTTCGATCTGCCGGCGGCTTCGTGCGGACGACAATATCCCGATCCTGATGCTGACGGCGAAGAGCGACGAGATCGATCGCGTGGTCGGCCTGGAAATGGGCGCCGACGATTATCTGGCCAAGCCTTTTGCGCCGCGCGAGTTGCTGGCGCGGGTCCGCGCTATTCTTCGTCGCGCCAGGGCGGCGCCGGCCAAGCTGCCGGTGCGGCGCTACGCGTTCGACAAGTTCGTGATCGATCTCGACGCGCGCAGCATCGAGTTCGGTGATTCCAGTCAGGATTCCCTGCAGCTCACCAGCGCTGAATTCGATCTGTTGGGCTGCTTCGTGCAGCGGCCACGCCGCGTGCTGACGCGCGACCAGATCCTCGACTGGACCCGCGGACGTTCCGCCGAACCGTTCGACCGCACCGTCGACATGCTGATCTCGCGCCTGCGCAAGAAGCTCGATGCCGCAAGCCCCGGCTCGGGGTTGATCACCACCGTGCGCAATGGCGGCTATCTGTTCACGCCATCCGTGAAGCAGGTGTCGTGATGCTGCGCGTGACGCTGGCCACGCGTCTTGCGCTGATCGTGATCGTGGCATTGTCGGCGATCAGCATCATCATCATTGCGGTGTTCTACCGGACGTCGGTCCGGGAAACCGAATCGGCGCGGCCTTCGCCGGGGCGGCTGGCGGCGATTGCGGAAATGGTCGAGCGGTCCGATCCGGCGATGCGCCGCACGTTCCTTGCGGCCGTGTCATCGCCGCAATTCGTGGTTCGCGTCGAGGCTGCCGGTGCTCCTGCAGTGCTGCCGCCGCGCATCGTGAGACCTCAGCAGGCCCGGCTTGACGATATCTACTCCGCAGCGCTGCCCGGGCGCGACGTTACAGTTTGGCCAACGACGGCTGCGACCCACGACCGCTGGTTTCCGCGGCTGGCGCGCGCAATGTCGAACGCGGTCGAGTTCAGGATCGGGTTGCGTACCGGCGAAACGCTGGTCGTCGACGCCACGACCCGCTTGCCCGTGACGTCGTTCGGCCTGCCGGTTGGTCTCGGCGTCGGATTGTTCGGCACCGTCGTGGCGCTGCTGGCCTTGCTGGTGATGCAGCGCGAAACCCGACCGCTGGCACAACTCGCGGCCGCCGTCGATCGCGTCGACCTTTCCACCGATCCGCCGCCGCTGCCCGAAGCGCGCCGCAGCGCGCCGGAGATTCGCGCGGTCATCGCTGCATTCAATCGCCTGCAGACGCGGCTGAGCGAAATGATGCGTGCGCGCATGACATTGATCGGCGGCATCGCCCATGACGTGCGGACGTTTGCGACCCGGCTGCGGCTGCGCGTCGAGAAAATCCAGGACGCCGCCGAACGGCAGCGCGCGGTCGCCGACATCGACGACATGATCCGCCTGCTCGACGACGCGCTGCTGTCGAGCCGCGTCGGCGCCGGACAGCTCTCGCAGGAGATGGTGGATTTTGCAGCGTTGGTGCGCACCGAGGCCGACGACCGCCGCACGCAGGGAGGGCGCGTCGAATTGTCGGCGGACGACGCGACGCGCGACGTCATCGTGCTCGGCGACCGGTTGGCATTGCGGCGCATCGTCGCCAACATCATCGACAACGCGATCAAATACGGTCGCGTCGCCTGCCTGCGGCTACAGTTGAACAATCACATGATCGTCCTGACCGTCGATGACGAAGGGCCGGGGATTCCGGCCGACCGGCGTCAGGCCATGCTGGAGCCGTTCAATCGCCTTGAGACCTCGCGCAACCGCGCCACGGGCGGTGCGGGGCTCGGGCTTGCCGTCGTGCGCAGCCTGGTGGAGGCGCATGACGGCACGATCGCTCTGATGGCAGCGCCGGGCGGCGGCACCCGCGTGCACATCGAATTGCCGGTGTTTCGTCCCGGCGCATGATTACGGGATGCCGGAGCGAGCCGCTCAATCCTTCCGGAACACGATCGACGCCATCCAACCCGTCATCAGCGCCATGGCCGCGGTGATCAGCCCGTAGACAAAACCGTGCTGCTGCGCCGTGGTGGCGACGAACTGCTCGAAGCCGACCTTGACGATCTCGAACGCGGTGTCGGTCTTGGCCACCAGGGCGCCGTCGGTGAACAGCTTGATCTCGACGTTATAGAGGCCGATCGGCACTTCCGCGGGCAGCGGAATGCTGGTGCGGAACAGCGTCGGCGTCAGGAAGGTCACCGCCGAGGTTTCCTCGCGATACAGCCCATGCTGCTTGCGCAGCCGCACGAAGGCGCTGCGGAACACATCGTCGGGCACCACGTCGGCGTAATCGCCGCTGACGCGCTGGGTCAGCAGCACGTTGTTCAACCCAAGCTGCTGCCGCCGCTGCACCTCGGGCGACGCGATGGCGTCGAACGGCCGGTTGGAGAACAGCGCCAGATAGGTCGGCACTTTCAGGAATTGCCGGGAGTCGGTGTTGATCCAGATCCCGAACTTGCGTTCCTTGCGGCGCGTCACCATGTCGGCGCGCGGGCCGGCCACCGTCACCACGAGATCATAGGTGCGATTGGCCGGCGTGTTGGCGTCCTTTTCCACCGAGCCGAACAGGACGAGTTCCTCGCCGGAGTAATTCGGCGTCACGGTGACGCGGTGGTTCGACACCGACACGATCAGCTTTTCGGCCCATGCGGGCGAGGCCGCGAGCGTAGCGCCCAGCGCAAGCCATCCAAGGAGGAGGATGAGGCGCGGGGTCATCCGGTCACCCCGGTCTGGCGAATGGTGAAGAGGTCCTCCGGGCGCAGCACCAGCTCGACGGCAAAGCGGACGCCGACGGCGAGCACCAGGAGGCCGAGCAGCAGCCGCAAATGTTCGCCGCGGATCTTCTGACCCGCGCGGGCGCCGAACTGCGCGCCGGTGACGCCGCCGATCATCAGGATCAGCGCCAGCACGGCATCGACCAGATGGTTGGTGATGGCGTGCAGCATGGTGGCGAACACCATCGTGACCAGGGTCAGGACCATCGAGGTGCCGATCACGGTCGAGGTCGGCACCCGCAGCACGTAGATCAACAGCGGCACCAGGATGAAGCCGCCGCCGATGCCCATCACCGCGCCGATGAAGCCGATGATGAGGCCGATCACCACGACGGGAATCACGGACAGATAGATCTTCGAGCGCTTGAAGCGCATCTTCAGCGGCAGTCCGTGGATCCAGACATGGCTGCCGGGGCGGCGCAGGGTGACCGGCCCGCCGCGACGGGCGCGCAGCAGCGCGCGCAAGCCTTCCCAGAACATCAGGCCGCCGACGGTGGTCAGCAGGATCACGTAGGACGTCGCGATCATCAGGTCGAGCTGGCCCAGCGAGCGCAGCAGCGTGAAGGTCCATACCCCCAGCGCCGTGCCCATCGTGCCGCCGGTCAACAGCACCGCTGCCAGCAGTGGATCGATGGCGCGCCGTCGCCAGTAGGACAGCGCGCCGGAGAACGAGGAAGCGGCGATGTGGCTGGCGACGGAGGCGACCGCAACCGCGGGCGCAATGCCGACGAAGATCAGCAGCGGCGTCATCAGAAAGCCGCCACCGATCCCGAACATGCCGGACACGAACCCCACCGCCGCGCCCATCGCCAGGATGAGGAAAACATTGACCGGAATGTCGGCGATCGGGAGGTAGAGCTGCACGCGCGTCTGCTTTTTTTAAGCTTTGCCGCACGAGACGGCCCGGTGGCCGTCCACGGCTTGGTTTCTGTTGTATCTGCCGGCAGTGGGAGCCGGTTCGCGCATGCAGTGCGTGCACAGGGCCGGTTCCCGCATCCCTGCATAACTGAATTCGGCCGCGTGAGGGACTAAAAATGCCCGGCAAGGCAAATTTTTGCCTGCTGTGTGCTCGCGTCGTCAGGGTGTTGAAACGCCGTTACAAATGCGGGAAAGCGAGGTCGCCCGCCGGCGGGCTCAGGGATTTCCGAGCGGGTCGGTGACGAGGTTCATTGCCAGCGCCTGTTTGGGGCTGAGCCAGCGAATTTCCCGGGTCTCGGACATCGCTTCGACGATGGCGGATGAGACCCCCATTTTGGTCATGTAGCCCAGCACGGCGCCGGAAATCCGCTGCGCTTCCGCGACGGGGTCATCGACGGGCCTCGTTGTGACAAACCTGTGAACGCCCAATGCCGAGCCCAGCACGCCGAAGCGGGTCTTGCCTCCGGCGTACACCATCACGCAGGCGCTGGCGCAATAGGCGGGTTTGACGCGGCCCGAGGCGTCGGCGCTGCCGACGGCGGTTGCGAGCCCGCGCTGGCGGATGATCTCGCCCATGATCGTGGCCTGGGCCAGATCGCCGCCGGGCGAGGCCAGCAGGACGATGTCGCCGGGAACAAGATTGGCCTGGTCCAGCCGGTCGCGAAACCAGTTCGCGGCGGCGGGGCCGATCGTCCCGCTGACGAACAGGGCGCGACGGCCTTTGACTGATGCATCGAGGTTGAGTGTGTCGATCACCTGCGAGGCCAGGCTCGGCGAGACGTACTGGTCCTTCCAGTAGTCCCAGGCATCCGGCTGCGACAGGTCGCGATAGGCGCGAATGCAGACGCCGGAGACCATCAGGATGAAGATGGCGATCGACCAGAAATGCCGTTTGTGTCGGGGCGGTTGCGGTTGCGGCGGCGGTGGGGACGTCTGACTGGCGGGGGTGCGTGGCGCGGCGACCGCGGGGCCGGTGGGCGACCTGCGAAAGCGGTTTTCTTCCTGGCGATCCTCGCTCGACAATCGGTCCTCATTGCAGTCCCGCCCGCATGGGGCCGGGCCGGCAGCACTATACGGATTTATGGCCGAGGATATGGCGGCGATGCGGTTGCCTGAACAGGCCGCGGCATCGCGGCCGTCTTAATGAATGGCGGCGGTGCGCTTGGTTACAGCCGGCTTGGTCGCGGGCTTGCCGGTGGCCGGTGCGGGAGCCGAATCCCAGCCGCCGGCGGGCGAGGCGACGTTGACGGCGTCGTCGGGCTGCGGCTCCGGCGTGAAGGTCTGAATCGCGAGCCGTGCAGCCGCCAGCGACTGGACGTCGAGGCGTTTGGCGACGTCGTCGCGCTTGCGCGCGGCATCCGCGTCGCCTTGGGCCGCCGCGAGGCTGAACCATTTGAAGGATTCGGCGAGGTTCTGTTCGACGCCGATGCCGCGGGCATAGAGGATGCCGAGGTTGAACTGGCTGTCGGCGACGCCGCGGTCGGCGGCCTTGCGGAACCAGGTCGACGCGCTCTTGTAGTTGGCACCCTTGCCGCCGCCGTCGGCGTCGAGCACGGCGAGATTATGCATCGCCTTGGCGCTGCCGCGCTCGGCCGCCTGCGCGTAGTAGCGTCGCGCGATGTCGACGTCCTTCTTCACGCTGAGGCCCTTCTCGTAGAAGGTGCCGAGTCGGAACAGCGCCGGCACCACGCCGGCCTGCGCCGCGCGGTCGTACCATTTCGCGGCCTGGTCGAGGTCCGGGGCGACGCCCTTGCCTTCGGCAAAGCGCACGCCGATCTCGTAAGCCGCAGCCGGGTCGCCCTTCAGCGCGGCAGTGCGCAAGGCCGGGCCGCCGATTCCATCGGGCAGCCGCTCGCTCGGCGGCACCGCGATCATGGCCAGCCTGGCGCCGGTGGCGGGCATGGTCGTGATCGCGCCGGTGATGTCGCTGGTCGCAGCCGGCGGCGCGGAAACCGGTAGCGCCGGAGCCGGCGGGGACGTCGGCAAAGACGGCGGGACGGCGATCCGCGCGCTGTCCAGCGTGTTCGGCGCGAAGGAATTGTTCGACTGCTTCTCGACCGGCGTCGGCGACATCATCAGGGGCGCGGCCGGCAGTGTCGGCGCCGCAGGCAGGACCGGAGCGCTGCTTTCCGCAGGCGCGGGAGCACGCGCCGGAGCTGCCGGTTCGCTGGGATGTTCCATCATCGGCAGTTGCAGCCCGCTGCCGGTGTCGAGCAGCGTCATCGCCATCTTGAACGTGCCGAGCACGATCACGACCACGCTCGCGCCGATCAGCAGCGAGCGGATCTTGGTCGACATTGTGGAGGGGACCTTGTCGTCCGCCTTCTCGCTAGCCTTGGCCTTGTCGCCGCCCTTGTCCTTCGAGGGTTTTGCGCGTCCTGGCTTCTCGAGCGGCGGCGCGGCGGCGGCGGCCTGCGCGGCGCGGCGGGCGGCGGCAATGAAGCTCGACGAACTGACCGGCTCTTTCGGCGCGGCGGCGATCTCGCTGATCGCGCTTTCGGAAGCCGCGATCCGTTCTGACGGCGAAGACATCCGAACCGGCGGCCGGGTACCCGGCTCGAGCGGATGATCCGGCGGCAGGTCCGGCGCGATGGCGGCGCGCGGCGCGGCGGCATGCGGCTCCAGGATGTCGCTGATCGCGCGCGGCGGCACCGGCGGGGCGGCGGGCACAGCCGTCTCCGCGACATGGAACTCGCGCGGCGCGGCGGCAAATTGCTCGTGCGCGCTGGACTGCAGCGCCGCGGGGTTCGGCAGTTCCGGCTTCGACTGCTGCGGCCAGGTCTGCAGCGGCGTCATCGGGCGGGGCAATTCCTCGCGCACTTCGATCGGCGGCGACGACAGGGGCGCAACCGGCGGCGCGGTGCGAACCGTACGCAGATCGCCTTCGATCGTGGACAGGCGGTCGACCACGTGGCCGAGCGTGCTGTTGACGGTCTCGAGCGAATCCTGCGTGCGGCGGTCGGTTTCCGTCTGGCTGAAGCGGATGTCGGACAACTCGCGCTTCACCAGATCGACGATGCCGGGGTCCATCGACGGGCCGGTGTCGGCGGGAGGACGATTGTTGGAATCGGCGAGCGCGACCAGGCTGGCGTGCTGGCGTTCCAGCGAACGCAAGATGTCGTGCAGGCCTTCCTCGACCCGCCCGAGATCGATGGCGGGCGTGGCGGAAGAGCGGTCGTTGCCGGAAGCTTCCAGGCGCTCGAGCAGGTAGGATACCCGCTGCTCGAGATGGGCAAACGCCGACGCATTGTCGCTGCCGGCCGGGATGCGGTCGAGCCGTTCGGACAGCGTGCGCACCGCATTTTCCAGCAGTTCGGAATGTTCGCTGGCAGCCGGCGGCTGCCTTGATTCCACGGTCGCGGTCAGCGCGGTCAGGCGCTGCTCGATCATGTTCCAGGCGTCGCTGTTAGCGTCGAAGCGCGGAAGCTGATCGACCTTGGCCGACAGCGTGTGCACGTCCTGGGCGAGCCGGGCCAGCGCGTCGTTGGAGGCGACGTTGGAGACGATGCCGCGCAACGCTGCGATCGCGCTTTCGAGCTGGTGCACGGTCGACGGATCGTCGTTCGAACGCAGGATCAGGTCG
It contains:
- a CDS encoding response regulator; amino-acid sequence: MTAPSASLLIVEDDPEIRRLLADFLQQEGFEVECADSGKAMDAVLQRLRPDLLVLDLMLPGEDGLSICRRLRADDNIPILMLTAKSDEIDRVVGLEMGADDYLAKPFAPRELLARVRAILRRARAAPAKLPVRRYAFDKFVIDLDARSIEFGDSSQDSLQLTSAEFDLLGCFVQRPRRVLTRDQILDWTRGRSAEPFDRTVDMLISRLRKKLDAASPGSGLITTVRNGGYLFTPSVKQVS
- a CDS encoding sensor histidine kinase; translated protein: MLRVTLATRLALIVIVALSAISIIIIAVFYRTSVRETESARPSPGRLAAIAEMVERSDPAMRRTFLAAVSSPQFVVRVEAAGAPAVLPPRIVRPQQARLDDIYSAALPGRDVTVWPTTAATHDRWFPRLARAMSNAVEFRIGLRTGETLVVDATTRLPVTSFGLPVGLGVGLFGTVVALLALLVMQRETRPLAQLAAAVDRVDLSTDPPPLPEARRSAPEIRAVIAAFNRLQTRLSEMMRARMTLIGGIAHDVRTFATRLRLRVEKIQDAAERQRAVADIDDMIRLLDDALLSSRVGAGQLSQEMVDFAALVRTEADDRRTQGGRVELSADDATRDVIVLGDRLALRRIVANIIDNAIKYGRVACLRLQLNNHMIVLTVDDEGPGIPADRRQAMLEPFNRLETSRNRATGGAGLGLAVVRSLVEAHDGTIALMAAPGGGTRVHIELPVFRPGA
- a CDS encoding TIGR02186 family protein, yielding MTPRLILLLGWLALGATLAASPAWAEKLIVSVSNHRVTVTPNYSGEELVLFGSVEKDANTPANRTYDLVVTVAGPRADMVTRRKERKFGIWINTDSRQFLKVPTYLALFSNRPFDAIASPEVQRRQQLGLNNVLLTQRVSGDYADVVPDDVFRSAFVRLRKQHGLYREETSAVTFLTPTLFRTSIPLPAEVPIGLYNVEIKLFTDGALVAKTDTAFEIVKVGFEQFVATTAQQHGFVYGLITAAMALMTGWMASIVFRKD
- a CDS encoding sulfite exporter TauE/SafE family protein — encoded protein: MQLYLPIADIPVNVFLILAMGAAVGFVSGMFGIGGGFLMTPLLIFVGIAPAVAVASVASHIAASSFSGALSYWRRRAIDPLLAAVLLTGGTMGTALGVWTFTLLRSLGQLDLMIATSYVILLTTVGGLMFWEGLRALLRARRGGPVTLRRPGSHVWIHGLPLKMRFKRSKIYLSVIPVVVIGLIIGFIGAVMGIGGGFILVPLLIYVLRVPTSTVIGTSMVLTLVTMVFATMLHAITNHLVDAVLALILMIGGVTGAQFGARAGQKIRGEHLRLLLGLLVLAVGVRFAVELVLRPEDLFTIRQTGVTG
- a CDS encoding COG3904 family protein, with product MSSEDRQEENRFRRSPTGPAVAAPRTPASQTSPPPPQPQPPRHKRHFWSIAIFILMVSGVCIRAYRDLSQPDAWDYWKDQYVSPSLASQVIDTLNLDASVKGRRALFVSGTIGPAAANWFRDRLDQANLVPGDIVLLASPGGDLAQATIMGEIIRQRGLATAVGSADASGRVKPAYCASACVMVYAGGKTRFGVLGSALGVHRFVTTRPVDDPVAEAQRISGAVLGYMTKMGVSSAIVEAMSETREIRWLSPKQALAMNLVTDPLGNP